One window of Triticum dicoccoides isolate Atlit2015 ecotype Zavitan chromosome 5A, WEW_v2.0, whole genome shotgun sequence genomic DNA carries:
- the LOC119304368 gene encoding uncharacterized protein LOC119304368, which yields MQAVILSWQSVFSPPPPRRPWNWIHAVCRRSPQRRTPWIALHGGFYNKHGRARTHPGGCRRNRSADDDQECIAFRRRNSNPSFPDNLRCIGSTDSWLVLDYTDDRRKIHTYFLHNPFSKEVVSLPELDAIVGNSFKLFQIRKVLIRSPPDDQLVIIMTNNWNYPIILIRPGKGVWLPKPQTTPFVDIIDIVLVGNRLYGISMAEDLFSFNISFSASGVPMVTNIKHHIRSGDADPNVESDVDEAQDHNEHKKGRHQRNLYDLRTGDNMIIDGILCDELPYAPNDNLATFWYLLESCGKLIMVKRQLQWPKCCYSKFTRKLEVFEADLSERAWLPVSAGLGDQALFISKRFSKSVSASGGIEEDAMYFIDTGEVFSVKSQTQCLPVERSIDSCWSTWIFPPS from the exons ATGCAAGCGGTAATTCTTTCCTGGCAATCAGTTTTCTCCCCGCCTCCGCCGCGGCGGCCATGGAATTGGATCCACGCGGTGTGCCGTCGTTCGCCGCAGCGGCGGACACCTTGGATTGCGCTACATGGCGGCTTCTACAATAAGCACGGGCGCGCCCGCACTCACCCTGGAGGGTGCAGACGAAATCG GTCCGCCGATGACGACCAGGAGTGCATCGCGTTCAGACGCCGGAATAGCAACCCCTCCTTCCCCGACAACTTGCGGTGCATTGGCTCCACGGATAGCTGGCTCGTCCTCGACTACACTGACGATCGGAGAAAAATTCATACCTACTTCTTGCACAATCCTTTCTCTAAAGAAGTTGTGTCGCTACCAGAGCTGGATGCCATCGTTGGTAATAGTTTCAAGTTATTTCAGATCCGCAAGGTGCTCATTCGGTCGCCCCCTGATGACCAGCTCGTCATTATCATGACCAACAACTGGAATTATCCAATCATCTTAATCCGGCCGGGGAAGGGTGTGTGGCTACCGAAGCCACAAACAACCCCCTTCGTTGACATCATTGACATCGTGCTCGTTGGAAACAGACTCTATGGGATCTCCATGGCGGAGGACCTCTTCTCCTTCAATATAAGCTTTAGTGCCAGTGGCGTACCCATGGTTACCAATATCAAGCACCACATCAGATCAGGTGATGCTGATCCCAATGTTGAGAGCGACGTAGATGAGGCCCAAGACCATAATGAGCACAAAAAGGGGCGGCACCAGCGCAACTTGTATGACTTGAGGACTGGAGACAACATGATCATTGATGGCATCCTCTGTGACGAGTTGCCTTACGCACCCAACGATAACCTCGCCACATTTTGGTACTTGCTTGAGTCGTGTGGAAAGCTAATCATGGTGAAGCGGCAATTGCAATGGCCTAAATGTTGTTATAGCAAATTTACTCGTAAGCTGGAGGTTTTCGAGGCAGATTTAAGTGAACGCGCCTGGTTGCCGGTGTCAGCTGGGCTAGGTGACCAGGCACTTTTCATCAGTAAACGCTTCAGCAAGTCTGTTTCTGCATCTGGAGGGATAGAGGAGGATGCTATGTATTTTATCGATACGGGTGAGGTGTTCAGCGTAAAATCCCAAACTCAATGCCTCCCGGTAGAGAGAAGCATCGATTCCTGCTGGTCAACATGGATCTTCCCGCCAAGTTAG